One segment of Elusimicrobiota bacterium DNA contains the following:
- a CDS encoding TolC family protein, with product MYKKISVTIFTIIASVCLLFSEEIKLREYIDIALANNPELIALQNNYISAKFKFWEARSMYFPQVSANMSASRRVSPLSVTFGDTALFPGLPDKTDVTTYSQGLSAQQNIWDFGKTGSLVSKAGISRELSCISYEKKKQEVVYNVKKSYYNLMQAITIQNLASFNLKEIESLYNSVREREKEGLATPIDVLNIEAQYMNFKANVETAKHNLDIAMLSFTNILGEELDHPVLISQGNFPQPEENPLNFKNYEECKEKAVALRLDFQELVLQEKLAQKDVKGAYSEWLPSLSA from the coding sequence ATGTACAAAAAAATATCAGTAACTATTTTCACAATCATTGCATCAGTTTGTTTGTTATTCTCTGAAGAAATCAAATTAAGGGAATATATTGATATTGCTCTTGCGAATAACCCTGAATTAATTGCTCTCCAAAACAATTATATTTCCGCCAAATTCAAATTCTGGGAAGCCAGGTCCATGTATTTCCCTCAGGTATCTGCCAATATGTCCGCCTCAAGACGCGTCAGCCCGCTTTCGGTAACATTTGGAGACACCGCGCTTTTTCCCGGCCTTCCGGACAAAACTGATGTTACAACTTATTCCCAGGGCTTATCGGCCCAGCAAAATATCTGGGATTTCGGCAAGACGGGCTCACTTGTTTCTAAAGCAGGTATAAGCAGAGAACTTAGCTGCATAAGTTACGAAAAGAAAAAACAGGAAGTCGTTTATAATGTTAAAAAGAGTTATTATAACCTTATGCAGGCGATAACAATTCAGAATTTGGCGTCTTTTAATTTGAAAGAAATTGAGAGTCTTTATAATTCTGTCCGGGAAAGAGAAAAAGAAGGTTTAGCTACACCAATAGACGTTCTTAATATTGAAGCACAGTATATGAATTTTAAAGCAAATGTTGAAACTGCAAAGCATAATCTTGACATTGCGATGCTTTCTTTCACAAACATTCTTGGAGAAGAGTTAGATCATCCTGTTCTAATTAGCCAGGGCAATTTTCCTCAACCGGAAGAAAATCCTCTGAATTTCAAGAATTATGAAGAATGCAAAGAAAAAGCTGTTGCTTTGCGGTTAGATTTTCAGGAATTGGTTCTGCAGGAAAAGCTTGCCCAAAAGGATGTTAAAGGAGCCTACAGCGAGTGGCTTCCTTCATTAAGTGCA